A single region of the Pseudomonas sp. B21-023 genome encodes:
- a CDS encoding DUF637 domain-containing protein, which yields MDVRLFAFLARQRSAVIQPRERFCGLPKRGLAFLLANVMFWQPLWAQAAEGVVVSAPGTSLGQAGNGVPIVNIAAPNGSGLSHNQFSDYNVGQQGLILNNATGRTQGTELGGIILGNPNLQGTAASTILNEVTGSNPSLMRGYTEVAGQSARVIVANPHGITCDGCGFINTPRVTLSTGKPILDNGQVRSYRVEGGAIAIEGSGLDARNLDSFELITRSAKVNATLHAKQLDIVTGRNDVDADTLKASARASDGSVAPSLAIDSTALGGMYAGAIRLVGTEQGVGVRLAGDVAAAGGDLDIDASGKLTLANASASRDIQLKAGEVELTGNTYAGGEARVRSGGDVDVRQSLAARQHVSVQGAQVRNQGVIEAGVEADQRRNDNADLTLTSTGLVNSGQIVASRDLAVTVGDTLVNSGGALKGQRQTLAADTLDNRNGQVLAVSELKVASRVLDNRDAGVLSSDGSTSVSARERLDNQGGQVLGVEQLQIEGGQVNNGAKGLIASDGQLTVDVAQLNNLGGRLSASHQQLKAGSVANQGGSVVGKTLVVTAEQFDNQGGSVVATEGTATVTAHQRLDNGGGTLQAKTHLQVNGGKLLNQGGALLGASVTLDGTSLDNSQKGRVVADEGALSVKASGAVNNSGGRLQATAANVDITAASIDNQAGVVVGQKAVKATATQGTLDNRAGQLLSSRLELVADSVDNRVGGQVLAGSEGMLIKAARVRNQQGKLVAGGSLAELLLGAGRLDNQQGSLTASAITLVAGDTDNSTGTLTSLAGNQQLTVQRLLNRSGLIEASDTVQLKGQSLDNSGGKLIAHAGDKASIELSGVLDNQGGRIASATTEFKVKAASLLNQGGSVEHAGLGSLVLDANHFSGSQGTLSSMGKGSWTFANVTGVGTWHSNGALDVSGLQALTLGAGERIASASDLRLAGAQLTNAGELITDGKLTLEMAGDLVNRGLFSSMKAMSISGANLTQDGGRIVSKEAMTVQLAGALSNRGRLTSSQTLDITAASIDNQGTLGAQGKATLRANGAISNQQDSLLFAGGPLELRSTSLLNRYADIYSKGDFSYAALGGGRAASLQNLSGSIESEGNIDLKVDLLENAKAVFVPGRTIAERYIRINCTDCSGRSHTGSYIVTTTYKGTIESDSPAARLLANRDMAIDAGTVDNRQSLLAANGDLTASAVNFHNRGRTLDKEVEEISYWLQGVSKGAYRVTEAATNAWNASNRGLAPDKQAPIPTAVTMYPSEKPITRVEPGTDTAYVGTVQAGGTLALNVSGELVNGTLDAQSNAQLSGKALDSAAIGAGGVRIVIGTQAGDPGLPVDVKRVETTAADGSTQISFVPVDFSGAPFVSVDPTALPSFRLPQGEYGLFVRTQNPTARYLIETNPELTDPGRFMASDYLLGNLGFDPDQAWRRLGDGRYETRLIADAVRAQTGQRFLADGLASDYEQFKYLMDNAVASKDALGLSVGVGLTGEQIAALTHDIVWMEERVVGGEKVLAPVLYLAKVDSRNLRGGSLIQGRDLELVTGGDLKSVGSLRASNDLTAVAGGSLYQGGLAVANEHLSLMAQDSIRNALAGEIRGNRVDLESLKGDIVNDRTATEVVVGAGSKTHLDAGSVIQARGAMNLNAAGDLTNKGQISSGGDLKAKAGGDINLLAVQDRTVTRDALRRGLRTEETVTQLGSGLEAAGNVSLQAGRDLYVEASSAKAGKRLDAGALGNINLVAGEDSHAIDSRSKKGNKKVHEVEEHSRLVAASLSAGSGLNVVAGTDVNLVASNLQAGDEAYVYAGNDISLIAGQERDYSLYDMKKKGGWGSKQTQRDEVTQLTHVGSKITSGADLRLVSKGDQLYQAAKLTSGADLTLSSGGDITFEGVKDLHDESHEKSKSDAGWFSMKGKGRSDETLRQSELVATGDVMIEAVGNIRADVRQVNQQTVHESIDAMVKADPKLAWLKELEAQGGVDWRQVQELHTSFKYANSGLGPAAQLAIAIMMAAVMGPVGFGMTGVPLAGATSLATTGAVSTINNKGDLGAALKETLSKESLKSAATAMAVAGALQYADNNWFKASEAANKGAVSIEGGKALPAVSTPDNVLTWSNASDVALRAGGRAVISGSISTAINGGSLKDNLLASLAGEASTVAMATGFKWVGDQTLSFESGSLPKVISHAIVGGLIAEATGGDFKTGAAAAGLNEAMVNALSSAAQGNEALHLMLSQLTGLVAAAAVNGELDKGVQIAQSATQYNHDLHRKNGEAFARGILEACVEVPTACPEGSSKVSQQELVDALESMAQHGKGIDKLNPLAMELVDTFVDRFPDKKSLFTPTASEAERLDTLEKAELAGLVLSGVGAVRGLARGGSGLIESIKSWFGASGAKGAVLPKGFSSTDDFARFGADARDGLARAGYGNVEPILQGSAVTGQSFKTGQAFDVGRVSDFDIALAGSELLQRARSLGIGLRSGGTRTGPLSSRDLQALGLKDLSSKLSAQAGRDVNFMIYDSAATASSRAPSVSLPK from the coding sequence ATGGACGTCCGTCTATTCGCCTTCCTGGCCCGCCAACGCTCGGCCGTAATTCAGCCCCGTGAACGCTTTTGCGGCCTGCCCAAGCGCGGCCTGGCGTTTCTGCTGGCCAACGTCATGTTCTGGCAGCCGCTGTGGGCCCAGGCCGCCGAAGGCGTGGTGGTCAGCGCCCCAGGCACCAGCCTCGGCCAGGCAGGCAACGGCGTGCCCATCGTCAACATCGCCGCGCCCAACGGCAGCGGCCTGTCGCACAACCAGTTCAGCGACTACAACGTCGGCCAGCAGGGGCTGATCCTCAACAACGCCACCGGGCGCACCCAGGGCACTGAGCTGGGCGGGATCATCCTTGGCAACCCGAACCTGCAGGGCACGGCGGCCAGCACCATCCTCAACGAGGTGACCGGCAGCAACCCCAGCCTCATGCGCGGCTACACCGAGGTGGCCGGGCAGAGCGCCCGGGTCATCGTCGCCAACCCCCATGGCATTACCTGCGACGGCTGCGGCTTCATCAACACGCCGCGGGTGACCCTGAGCACCGGCAAGCCGATCCTCGACAACGGCCAGGTGCGCAGCTACCGGGTCGAGGGCGGTGCCATCGCCATCGAGGGCAGCGGGCTCGATGCCCGCAACCTCGACAGCTTCGAGCTGATCACCCGCAGCGCCAAGGTCAACGCCACGCTGCACGCCAAGCAGCTGGATATCGTCACCGGGCGCAACGACGTCGATGCCGACACCCTCAAGGCCAGCGCCCGCGCCAGCGATGGCAGCGTGGCGCCGAGCCTGGCCATCGACAGCACGGCACTGGGCGGCATGTACGCCGGGGCGATCCGCCTGGTCGGTACCGAGCAGGGCGTGGGTGTACGCCTGGCCGGCGACGTCGCGGCCGCTGGCGGTGACCTGGATATCGACGCCAGTGGCAAGCTGACCCTGGCCAACGCCAGTGCCAGTCGCGACATTCAGCTCAAGGCCGGCGAGGTGGAGCTGACCGGCAACACCTACGCCGGGGGCGAGGCCCGCGTGCGCAGCGGCGGCGACGTGGATGTACGCCAGAGCCTGGCGGCGCGTCAGCATGTGAGTGTGCAAGGCGCGCAGGTGCGCAACCAGGGGGTGATCGAAGCCGGGGTCGAGGCGGACCAGCGTCGCAACGATAACGCCGATCTCACCCTCACCAGCACCGGCCTGGTCAACAGCGGGCAGATAGTAGCCAGCCGCGACTTGGCGGTAACGGTCGGCGATACCCTGGTGAACAGTGGCGGGGCGCTCAAAGGCCAACGCCAGACCCTGGCGGCCGACACACTGGATAACCGCAATGGCCAGGTGCTTGCCGTTAGCGAATTGAAGGTGGCCAGCCGGGTGTTGGACAACCGCGATGCCGGCGTCTTGAGCAGCGATGGCAGCACCAGCGTCAGCGCCCGTGAGCGCCTGGACAACCAGGGCGGCCAGGTGCTTGGCGTGGAGCAACTGCAAATCGAGGGTGGCCAGGTTAACAACGGCGCCAAGGGCCTGATCGCCAGCGACGGCCAACTGACCGTCGACGTCGCGCAGTTGAACAACTTGGGCGGCAGGCTCTCCGCCAGCCACCAGCAGCTCAAGGCGGGCAGCGTGGCCAACCAAGGCGGCAGCGTGGTGGGCAAGACCCTAGTCGTCACGGCCGAGCAGTTCGACAACCAGGGTGGCAGCGTCGTAGCCACCGAAGGCACGGCGACCGTCACCGCGCACCAGCGCCTGGACAATGGCGGCGGCACCTTACAGGCCAAGACTCACCTGCAGGTCAACGGCGGCAAACTGCTGAACCAAGGCGGCGCCCTGCTGGGCGCAAGCGTCACGCTTGATGGCACGTCGCTGGACAACAGCCAGAAAGGCCGTGTGGTGGCTGACGAGGGTGCGCTGAGCGTCAAGGCCAGCGGCGCGGTGAACAACAGTGGCGGGCGCTTGCAGGCGACTGCCGCGAACGTGGATATCACGGCCGCCAGTATCGATAACCAGGCCGGCGTGGTGGTCGGGCAGAAGGCGGTGAAGGCCACTGCCACCCAAGGCACCCTGGACAACCGCGCCGGCCAGTTGCTCAGCAGCCGCCTGGAACTGGTCGCCGACAGCGTCGACAACCGTGTCGGTGGCCAGGTGTTGGCCGGCAGCGAGGGCATGCTGATCAAGGCCGCGCGCGTGCGCAACCAGCAAGGCAAGCTGGTCGCCGGGGGCTCGCTGGCCGAACTGCTGCTCGGCGCAGGCCGCCTGGACAACCAGCAGGGCAGCCTGACCGCCAGCGCCATCACCCTGGTAGCCGGCGATACCGACAACAGCACTGGCACCCTGACCAGCCTGGCCGGCAACCAGCAACTGACCGTGCAGCGCCTGCTCAACCGCAGCGGCCTGATCGAGGCCAGCGACACCGTGCAGCTCAAGGGCCAGAGCCTGGACAACAGCGGCGGCAAGCTGATCGCCCATGCCGGCGACAAGGCCAGCATCGAATTGAGCGGTGTGCTGGACAACCAAGGTGGCCGTATCGCCAGCGCCACCACCGAGTTCAAGGTCAAGGCCGCGAGCCTGCTCAACCAGGGCGGCAGCGTGGAGCACGCCGGGCTCGGCAGCCTGGTGCTTGATGCCAACCACTTCAGTGGCAGCCAGGGCACCCTCAGCAGCATGGGCAAGGGTAGCTGGACCTTCGCCAACGTCACCGGCGTCGGCACCTGGCACAGCAATGGCGCCCTGGATGTCAGTGGCCTGCAGGCACTCACCCTGGGCGCAGGCGAGCGTATCGCCAGCGCCAGTGACCTGCGCCTGGCCGGCGCGCAGCTGACCAATGCCGGCGAGCTGATCACCGACGGCAAACTGACCCTGGAGATGGCCGGCGACCTGGTCAACCGTGGCCTGTTCTCCAGCATGAAGGCCATGAGCATCAGCGGCGCCAACCTGACCCAGGACGGTGGCCGTATCGTCAGCAAAGAGGCGATGACCGTGCAGTTGGCCGGTGCGCTGAGCAACCGTGGCCGGCTGACCAGCAGCCAGACCCTGGACATCACCGCCGCGAGCATCGACAACCAGGGCACCCTCGGCGCCCAGGGCAAGGCTACCCTGCGCGCCAACGGGGCGATCAGCAACCAGCAGGACAGCCTGCTGTTCGCCGGCGGCCCGCTGGAGCTGCGCAGCACCAGCTTGCTCAACCGCTACGCCGATATCTACAGCAAGGGTGATTTCAGTTACGCGGCGCTGGGCGGGGGCAGGGCGGCAAGCCTGCAGAACCTTTCGGGCAGTATCGAGAGTGAAGGCAACATCGACCTCAAGGTCGACTTACTGGAGAACGCCAAGGCTGTCTTCGTCCCCGGCCGGACCATCGCCGAACGCTACATCCGCATCAACTGCACTGACTGCAGCGGTCGTAGTCACACCGGCTCCTACATCGTCACCACCACCTACAAAGGCACCATCGAAAGCGATTCGCCCGCGGCTCGGCTGCTGGCCAACCGTGACATGGCGATCGATGCGGGCACGGTGGACAACCGCCAGAGCCTGCTGGCAGCCAACGGCGACCTGACCGCCAGTGCGGTGAACTTCCACAACCGTGGTCGGACCCTGGACAAGGAGGTCGAGGAGATCAGTTACTGGCTGCAAGGGGTGAGCAAGGGCGCCTACCGTGTCACCGAGGCGGCCACCAACGCCTGGAATGCGTCGAACCGAGGCCTGGCACCGGACAAGCAGGCGCCGATACCGACCGCCGTGACCATGTACCCCAGCGAAAAGCCGATTACCCGCGTTGAGCCCGGTACCGATACCGCCTACGTTGGCACCGTACAGGCCGGTGGCACCCTGGCGCTGAACGTCAGCGGCGAGCTGGTCAACGGCACCCTCGATGCACAGAGCAATGCCCAGCTCAGCGGCAAGGCACTGGACAGTGCGGCCATTGGAGCAGGTGGAGTACGCATCGTGATCGGCACCCAGGCCGGCGATCCGGGCTTGCCAGTCGATGTCAAACGTGTCGAAACCACGGCTGCCGACGGCAGCACCCAGATCAGCTTCGTCCCGGTCGACTTCAGCGGCGCCCCGTTCGTCAGCGTCGACCCGACTGCCTTGCCGAGTTTCCGTTTGCCGCAGGGTGAGTACGGCCTGTTCGTGCGCACTCAGAACCCGACCGCCCGCTACCTGATCGAGACCAACCCCGAGCTTACCGACCCAGGTCGCTTCATGGCCTCGGACTACCTGCTCGGCAACCTCGGCTTCGACCCCGACCAGGCTTGGCGCCGCCTTGGCGACGGCCGCTACGAGACGCGGCTGATCGCCGATGCGGTGCGCGCGCAGACCGGCCAGCGCTTCCTCGCCGATGGCCTGGCCAGCGACTACGAGCAGTTCAAGTACCTGATGGACAACGCCGTGGCCAGCAAGGATGCCCTTGGCCTGAGCGTGGGCGTGGGCCTTACCGGCGAGCAGATCGCGGCACTGACCCATGACATCGTGTGGATGGAAGAGCGGGTTGTCGGGGGCGAGAAGGTCCTGGCCCCGGTGCTGTACCTGGCCAAGGTCGATTCGCGCAACCTGCGTGGCGGCAGCCTGATCCAGGGGCGTGACCTGGAACTGGTCACGGGTGGCGACCTGAAGAGTGTCGGTAGCCTGCGGGCGAGCAACGACCTGACGGCCGTAGCCGGCGGCAGTCTGTATCAAGGCGGCCTGGCGGTGGCCAATGAACACCTGAGCCTGATGGCCCAGGACAGCATCCGCAATGCCCTGGCCGGCGAGATCCGTGGCAACCGTGTCGACCTTGAGTCGCTCAAGGGCGATATCGTCAACGACCGTACCGCTACCGAAGTGGTGGTCGGTGCGGGGAGCAAGACCCATCTGGATGCCGGCTCTGTCATCCAGGCGCGTGGCGCCATGAACCTCAATGCTGCTGGCGACCTGACCAACAAGGGCCAGATCAGCAGCGGTGGCGATCTGAAAGCCAAGGCCGGAGGCGACATCAACCTGCTTGCCGTGCAGGATCGCACCGTCACTCGCGACGCCCTGCGCCGTGGCTTGCGCACCGAAGAAACGGTCACCCAGCTGGGCTCCGGCCTGGAGGCCGCAGGCAACGTCAGCTTGCAGGCAGGCCGTGATCTGTACGTCGAGGCGAGCAGCGCCAAGGCGGGCAAGCGCCTTGATGCCGGTGCCTTGGGCAATATCAACCTGGTGGCCGGCGAAGACTCCCATGCGATCGACAGCCGCAGCAAGAAAGGCAACAAGAAGGTCCACGAAGTCGAGGAGCACAGCCGGCTGGTCGCGGCCAGCCTGAGTGCCGGAAGCGGCCTGAATGTCGTTGCCGGTACCGACGTCAACCTGGTGGCCAGCAATCTGCAAGCCGGTGACGAGGCGTATGTCTATGCCGGCAACGACATCAGCCTGATCGCCGGGCAGGAGCGCGACTACTCGCTCTACGACATGAAGAAGAAGGGAGGTTGGGGCAGCAAGCAGACCCAGCGCGACGAAGTTACCCAGCTCACCCATGTCGGCAGCAAGATTACCAGCGGCGCCGACCTGCGCCTGGTAAGCAAGGGTGATCAGCTCTACCAGGCCGCCAAGCTCACCAGCGGCGCCGACTTGACCCTGAGCAGTGGGGGTGACATCACCTTCGAAGGGGTCAAGGACCTGCACGACGAAAGCCACGAGAAGAGCAAGTCCGACGCGGGCTGGTTCAGCATGAAGGGCAAGGGGCGTAGCGACGAAACCTTGCGTCAGAGTGAGCTGGTGGCTACAGGCGACGTGATGATCGAGGCCGTGGGCAATATCCGCGCCGATGTTCGCCAGGTGAATCAACAGACGGTGCACGAGTCCATCGACGCAATGGTCAAGGCCGATCCGAAGCTGGCTTGGCTCAAAGAGCTGGAAGCGCAGGGGGGCGTTGATTGGCGCCAGGTCCAAGAGTTGCACACCAGCTTCAAGTACGCCAACTCCGGACTTGGCCCAGCGGCGCAGTTGGCAATTGCGATCATGATGGCTGCAGTCATGGGGCCAGTCGGATTTGGTATGACGGGCGTACCCCTGGCGGGAGCCACCAGTTTGGCTACGACCGGTGCGGTCAGCACCATTAATAACAAAGGCGATCTGGGCGCGGCACTCAAGGAAACGTTGAGCAAGGAGAGCTTGAAGAGCGCGGCGACAGCCATGGCTGTCGCAGGGGCACTGCAATACGCCGATAACAATTGGTTCAAGGCCAGTGAGGCAGCCAACAAAGGTGCTGTCAGCATTGAGGGTGGGAAGGCACTGCCAGCAGTTTCCACGCCCGACAATGTGCTGACTTGGAGCAATGCATCCGATGTTGCGCTCCGCGCCGGTGGCCGGGCGGTGATCAGTGGCAGCATCTCCACAGCCATCAACGGCGGCAGCCTCAAGGACAACCTGCTCGCTTCACTTGCCGGCGAAGCCAGCACGGTGGCCATGGCCACTGGCTTCAAGTGGGTGGGCGACCAGACGCTCAGCTTCGAGAGCGGTAGTTTGCCGAAGGTCATCTCCCACGCCATCGTGGGCGGTCTGATTGCCGAAGCCACTGGTGGCGACTTCAAGACCGGCGCGGCCGCCGCTGGACTCAACGAGGCGATGGTCAATGCGCTCTCGTCGGCTGCGCAGGGCAATGAAGCATTGCATTTAATGCTGTCGCAACTGACTGGTCTGGTGGCTGCTGCTGCAGTGAACGGCGAGCTGGACAAGGGCGTGCAAATCGCGCAGTCGGCCACCCAGTACAACCATGACCTGCATCGCAAGAATGGCGAGGCCTTTGCCAGAGGGATTCTGGAGGCATGCGTTGAGGTGCCTACCGCTTGCCCTGAAGGTAGCAGCAAGGTGAGCCAGCAAGAGCTTGTGGATGCCCTCGAATCGATGGCACAACACGGCAAGGGAATAGATAAGCTCAACCCACTGGCCATGGAATTGGTCGATACGTTCGTAGACAGGTTCCCGGACAAGAAATCGTTGTTTACGCCAACGGCATCGGAAGCTGAGCGGCTGGATACGCTCGAGAAGGCTGAGCTGGCTGGACTGGTGCTTTCTGGCGTAGGGGCTGTTCGCGGGTTGGCGCGGGGTGGTAGCGGGCTCATCGAGTCTATAAAATCCTGGTTTGGCGCGAGCGGTGCGAAAGGGGCTGTACTTCCCAAAGGTTTTTCAAGTACAGATGATTTCGCACGCTTTGGCGCAGATGCACGAGATGGTTTGGCTCGTGCTGGCTATGGCAATGTAGAACCAATTCTTCAAGGAAGTGCTGTAACTGGCCAGAGCTTTAAAACTGGGCAAGCATTTGACGTTGGTAGGGTGAGTGATTTTGATATTGCCTTGGCTGGCTCAGAGCTTCTACAACGTGCCCGATCCCTGGGGATAGGTTTGAGGAGTGGCGGAACCCGTACAGGGCCGTTGAGTTCGAGAGACTTGCAGGCACTCGGTCTAAAGGATTTGTCGAGTAAGCTTAGCGCCCAGGCTGGGCGTGATGTTAATTTCATGATTTATGACTCTGCGGCAACAGCCTCGAGTCGTGCACCGAGTGTGAGCTTACCAAAATGA
- a CDS encoding short-chain fatty acid transporter produces the protein MAADIQDSRSARFALRCSNWAERWFPDSWVFAALAVMLVALGALAMGGKPTDTAKAFGDGFWSLIPFTMQMAFVVIGGYVVASSPPAARLIDRLARLPKNGRSAVCWVALISMLASLLNWGLSLVFGGLLVRALARRTDLKMDYRAAGAAAYLGLGAVWALGLSSSAAQLQANPASLPPSILSITGVIPFTETIFLWQSGVMLAALVIVSLIVAYATAPGPNSARSAQDCGVDPSFSAPPSPQRTRPGEWLEYSPILILLLVALAAGWLYQEFATKPAITAISGLNTYNLLFIMLGALLHWRPRSFLDAVARAVPTTTGVLIQFPLYGSIAAILTQVKGADAQTLAHHISLFFTQIATHDTYALLMGVYSAVLGFFIPSGGGKWIIEAPYVMLVANDLQYHLGWAVQIYNAAEALPNLINPFYMLPLLGVLGLKARDLIGFSFVQLLVHVPLVLVLLWALGTTLQYVPPVMP, from the coding sequence GTGGCCGCTGATATCCAAGACAGCCGCTCCGCCCGCTTTGCCCTGCGCTGCTCCAACTGGGCCGAACGCTGGTTCCCCGATTCCTGGGTGTTCGCCGCCCTGGCCGTGATGCTGGTGGCCCTTGGCGCCCTGGCCATGGGCGGCAAGCCCACCGACACCGCCAAGGCTTTCGGTGACGGCTTCTGGAGCCTGATCCCGTTCACCATGCAGATGGCCTTCGTGGTCATCGGCGGCTATGTGGTGGCCAGCTCGCCACCCGCCGCCCGGCTGATCGACCGCCTGGCGCGCCTGCCGAAGAACGGCCGCTCGGCGGTGTGCTGGGTGGCGCTGATCTCGATGCTCGCCTCCTTGCTCAACTGGGGCCTGTCGCTGGTGTTCGGCGGCCTGCTGGTGCGCGCCCTGGCGCGCCGCACCGACCTGAAGATGGACTACCGCGCCGCCGGCGCCGCCGCCTACCTGGGCCTGGGCGCGGTGTGGGCGCTGGGCCTGTCGTCGTCGGCCGCGCAGTTGCAGGCCAACCCGGCCAGCCTGCCGCCGTCGATCCTGTCGATCACCGGGGTGATCCCGTTCACCGAGACCATCTTCCTCTGGCAGTCCGGGGTGATGCTCGCCGCGCTGGTGATCGTCTCGCTGATCGTCGCCTATGCCACCGCGCCTGGCCCGAACAGCGCCCGCAGCGCGCAGGACTGTGGAGTGGACCCGAGCTTCAGCGCACCGCCTTCGCCCCAGCGCACGCGGCCGGGTGAATGGCTGGAATACAGCCCGATCCTGATCCTGCTGCTGGTGGCCCTGGCCGCCGGCTGGCTGTACCAGGAGTTCGCCACCAAGCCGGCGATCACCGCGATTTCCGGGCTGAACACCTACAACCTACTGTTCATCATGCTCGGTGCCTTGCTGCACTGGCGCCCGCGCAGCTTCCTCGATGCCGTGGCCCGCGCCGTGCCGACCACCACCGGGGTGCTGATCCAGTTCCCGCTGTACGGCTCGATCGCCGCCATTCTCACCCAGGTCAAGGGCGCGGACGCCCAGACCCTGGCCCACCATATCTCGCTGTTCTTCACCCAGATCGCCACCCATGACACCTACGCCTTGCTGATGGGTGTGTACTCGGCGGTGCTCGGCTTCTTTATTCCGTCTGGCGGTGGCAAGTGGATCATCGAGGCGCCGTACGTGATGCTGGTGGCCAACGACCTGCAATACCACCTGGGCTGGGCGGTGCAGATCTACAACGCCGCCGAAGCGCTGCCGAACCTGATCAACCCGTTCTACATGCTGCCGCTGCTGGGGGTGTTGGGGCTCAAGGCGCGTGACCTTATCGGCTTCTCGTTCGTGCAGTTGCTGGTGCATGTGCCGCTGGTGCTAGTGTTGCTGTGGGCACTGGGCACCACGTTGCAATATGTCCCGCCTGTAATGCCCTGA
- a CDS encoding ShlB/FhaC/HecB family hemolysin secretion/activation protein translates to MPVRLHAARNYARFAFVATLCSPLAWAVSPGDQDLIRERQNRLLEEQQRRLEDLRNLPGESAQPTQQQRPEDTRCFDIHTIELKGADSLSAADRDSLLKPFIDQCLGVTQLNALLKAITDHYLGRGLVTSRAYLPQQDLSSGHLQVLVVEGRLEGLRPDPASGLSERELAMVFPGEAEQRLNLREVEQMVDQLNRLPSNKAQMELTPGKAVGGSEVLVRNTQQKPWRASLSRNNEGQRSTGEQMLNLGLEWDSPLGLADQLMLRGGHDVVSDHTQGSKNGVLYYNLPWGWWNFSYSYSESEYRSLAQANGFAFKQTGDSQNHQLRAERVVHRDATSKTSLNAGVAHLRTNNYIEDSHLEGSSNRLSEAQFGINHGRRLGNAFVNIDLGTQQGTGAFDAQDNAHPRPGQPVARYRKYSATVSYVQGFEVLGERLSFTSLATGQRSEDVLFSPQRISLGGLSSVRGLKDQSLSGDSGGYWRNDLRWTRPVSWPLLQPLVAEYGLGLGYDLGVIRNDRYNGQYHGRASSHSLELFARGQHMAASVTFAHSLERPDVLTEKERPVYFRLDFFL, encoded by the coding sequence ATGCCGGTACGTCTTCACGCAGCGCGCAATTATGCGCGCTTCGCATTTGTTGCAACATTGTGCAGCCCATTGGCCTGGGCCGTCTCACCGGGTGACCAGGACCTGATCCGCGAACGCCAGAACCGCCTGCTCGAAGAGCAGCAACGGCGCCTCGAAGACCTGCGCAACCTGCCCGGTGAAAGCGCGCAACCTACCCAGCAGCAACGGCCCGAAGACACCCGCTGTTTCGATATCCACACCATCGAGCTCAAAGGCGCCGACAGCCTGTCCGCCGCCGATCGCGACAGCCTGCTCAAGCCTTTCATCGACCAGTGCCTGGGCGTCACCCAGCTCAATGCCTTGCTCAAGGCGATCACCGACCATTACCTGGGCCGCGGCCTGGTCACCAGCCGCGCCTACCTGCCGCAGCAGGACCTGTCCTCGGGCCACCTGCAGGTGCTGGTGGTGGAGGGGCGCCTGGAAGGGCTGCGCCCGGACCCGGCCAGCGGCCTGAGCGAGCGCGAGCTGGCTATGGTTTTCCCCGGCGAAGCAGAGCAGCGCCTGAACCTGCGCGAAGTCGAGCAGATGGTCGACCAGCTCAACCGCCTGCCGTCGAACAAGGCACAGATGGAGCTGACCCCCGGCAAGGCCGTCGGTGGCAGCGAAGTGCTGGTGCGCAACACCCAGCAGAAGCCTTGGCGCGCCTCGCTGTCGCGCAACAATGAAGGCCAGCGCAGCACCGGTGAACAGATGCTCAACCTCGGCCTGGAATGGGACAGCCCGCTGGGCCTGGCCGACCAGCTGATGCTGCGCGGTGGCCACGACGTGGTCAGCGACCACACCCAGGGTTCGAAGAACGGCGTGCTGTACTACAACCTGCCGTGGGGCTGGTGGAACTTCAGCTACAGCTACAGCGAGAGCGAGTACCGCTCCCTGGCGCAGGCCAACGGCTTTGCCTTCAAGCAGACCGGCGACAGCCAGAACCACCAGCTGCGCGCCGAGCGCGTGGTGCACCGTGATGCCACCAGCAAGACCTCGCTGAATGCCGGCGTGGCCCACCTGCGCACCAACAACTACATCGAGGACAGCCACCTGGAGGGCAGCAGCAACCGCCTGAGCGAGGCGCAGTTCGGCATCAACCACGGCCGCCGCCTGGGCAATGCCTTCGTCAACATCGACCTGGGTACCCAGCAGGGCACCGGCGCCTTCGACGCCCAGGACAACGCCCACCCGCGCCCGGGCCAACCGGTGGCGCGCTACCGCAAGTACAGCGCCACCGTCAGCTATGTACAGGGCTTTGAAGTGCTCGGCGAGCGCCTGAGCTTTACCAGCCTGGCCACCGGCCAGCGCAGCGAAGACGTGCTGTTCAGCCCGCAGCGCATCAGCCTTGGCGGGCTGTCGTCGGTACGCGGCCTGAAGGACCAGTCGTTGTCCGGCGACAGCGGTGGCTACTGGCGCAACGACCTGCGCTGGACCCGCCCGGTGAGCTGGCCGCTGCTGCAGCCGCTGGTGGCCGAGTACGGCCTGGGCCTGGGCTACGACCTGGGCGTGATCCGCAACGACCGCTACAACGGCCAATACCACGGCCGTGCCAGCAGCCACTCGCTGGAGCTGTTCGCCCGCGGCCAGCATATGGCTGCCAGCGTGACCTTCGCTCACAGCCTGGAACGCCCCGACGTGCTGACCGAAAAGGAACGCCCGGTGTATTTCCGCCTCGACTTCTTCCTCTGA